Genomic DNA from Methanofollis sp. W23:
GTCGACGGTGGTCGGGACCTCTTCCCAGCGGCCTGTGTCGGCGTTGTACCACTGTACCGTAAACTCGTCTCCTTTGAGGTTCTTCCATTTCTCTGCCGGGAGAGCGAAGGTGAGGGTGATTGCGGGGTCGAAGGTGGCGCCTGCGGGTCCGCAGAGGTAGGCGTACCCGGCGAAGGCGAACCCGGTCATCCCGCCGGTCTCGGGCACCTCGTACGAGAGGGCCGGCCTGATGGTGATCTCAGGCAGCGGCGTGCCGTTCGAGGCGTGTGCCGCGGTGCCTTCGGGTACCGTGAGGGTGGCGATCCGGTCGGAGGAGACGACGGCGACGGGTTCGTCCACGATGCCTTCGTCCGAGGTGGTCAGGTTCGTGCTGCCGACGATCGGCGATGCAGGGGATTCAACTGATGGTGCGACGGTCTTTACCGGTGCGGGTTCGGAACCGCCCCCACCGCCCCCACCGCCGCCGCCCGACGTGCTACCGGTCTTTGCACTGAGGGCGAGGTTTCCGAGTTTGCCGGGCTTGAATACTGCGGTCTGTGCGGCTTTATTGCCGTTTAAGGTGAAAGTGATCGTCCTGCCGATCACATCGCCCCCGCCCTTGACGACAAGACGGTCGTCGTTCTTCTCAACCCCGCCATAGACACCTTTCGTGTCGGTGGTGAGGGTGCCGTAGAGTGTGCCGGCGATCGATGCTTCGATGACGGTTCCTGCAGGTGCCGGGTTTCCGTTGATAGTCACGGTCCCGCTGAACTCCTGCGGGACGATCGGTGTCTCGTTAGCCGCGGCGGCACTGCCGACCAGGGCCGCCATCATGACGATGAGCACGGTGATTGCTGTTCTGCTTTTCATTCTACTCCTCAAAAATTTAGATGCTGATGGCGGCAAGGGTGCTGCCAGCCCGCATGAAGACCCAGTATCCTTCCCCTGGGTTGAGGTCTCTCTCGTCTGCGTGTGCTCCGGTCCCTCCGTTGATGATCGAGGATGAATAAGCCTGTTCCTCGGCGTCGAGGCCGATGAGGATGGCCCATACATCTTTGACCGATGCGAGTGTTTCCTTTGCTGGTGCCGGGCTTACATCAGAGAAGCCGATGGCGTTCCATCCCGGCACAAGTGCCTTTGTGGGGGCGGTGGTGGGTTTGAGCGAATCGAAGGCGAGTGCGACGGTCTCGGTGGTGTTGGAATAGATCCAGATGCCGTCGAGCGGTCTGACCGGAGCGCTGGTTTTGAGAACTTCCCATCCGTCCGTGCCGTCATAGCCGAAGATCGAGTGGCCGGCACAGTCGACGCTGTCAAAGACAGCGACGGTGTCGTTGCCTGGCGCAAGGGTCCGCGGGACGGAGACGAAGTTCCAGCCCATGTGGAGGGTGAGGGCCATGCCCTCGTCGTTGCCGGGGAGTCCGGTGAGCATGATCGCGTCGACGCTACCGAGCCGCTTCTCGGCGGGCACGTCGTCGCCGACGAGTTTGAGCGGCCAGTCGCCCTCGGCGAGGGGCAGGCCGTCTATCTCGTTGGCAAGGATGATGTCGTCGTTCCTCTTCACGTCTGCGCTTGCGAACTCGACGGTACGATCGTCGGCGGTGCCTTCGATGCCGTCGGGTCCGTAGTCGATGAGGATGACGGTGTATCCCGCGTCGGCGAGGTCGTCGCGGTATGCCTCGGCACCGTGCGACTGACCGTCGTCGACCCATCCACAGAGGAGCCAGAGTGCAAGGCCCGACCAGGTCTTCCCGCCGTCGTCGGTCCATTCGGCACGGTGGATGCTGTCGCTGCACTCGACGCCGTGCTCGTAGTAACTGCGGCTCATCTCTTCGTCGATCGCGCCGTTCAGGGTGAGGCTCCAGTCCTTTCTGGGTTCTGGCATGATCTCGATGGTGTCGACCATTGCGACCGAGATGCCGGCCACTGAGGGCATCTTATCGAAGTAGTGCCAGCACCCCTCCGGGAGGCACTCGTGCATGTCCCAGTTGCCAAAGATCCCGTCGGGAGCCATGAAGAAGAGGCGTGGGCCGTCGCCGTATGCCGGGACGTCTCCCTTATCCTCGTTCCACCATGCGATGATGGCCTCGCCCTGCCTGGTCGGCGGGTTATAGAATGTGGAGTAGGGGAGCCCCTTCTTATATCCATCTTTAGAGGAGAGTTTGATCTCGTTGCCCTCTTCTGCGCCGCCGACGAGGTCGCAGAGGTCACGCACAGAGGTGCCTTTCACGACCTCATTGATCTTGCCTGGGTTGGCATTGACCGTCTCTCCGGCGTCCCAGAAGTCATAGGGTTCGCCCGGATGGGTCTCGTTCCATTCGTCCGGGAATACCGGGCCCTGGAAGTGGAGTTCGACGCCGTTCTCCCCGCCGTAGACGTCGAGGTTCTTCTTCATCCACCGTACGGTGACGGTGGTCTCGTCGACGACGGTCCTCCCGTCTTCGGCATACTTGACGATCCTGATCTTTGGGAGGTCGGCGAGGGCGAGGACGGTGACGTTCGCGGTGCCCTGAACTCCGTCGCTTTCTGCGGTGACAGTCGTGGTGCCGCCTGCAAGGGCCTCGAAGTACCCGGTGGCGTTCACTTTTCCGACGGTGGTGTTGCTGCTCGTCCAGGTGAAGACGAGATCTTCCATCGCTTCGCCGGTGTCGTCGTACCCTGCGGCCGTGAACTGGACGGTCTCTTTTTCTTCGAGTTCGGCGGCGGCCGGGGTGACGGCGACGGTGGCGAGCATCGGGACCGTCGGGATGATCTCGCCGTTCTGCCACTCGCCCATCATCGGGTACTCGTCCTTGTAGGTGCCGAAGGACAGCGGGGTGTCGCCGATGCCGTTTTTGTCGGCGTCGGTGCCGGTGTACCCGGTGTAGTAGTTGCCGACGTAGCCGGTGTACTCGCCGCCGCGGTAGGTGTAGGTCACCTCGTCGGGGGAGTGGTAGGTGTTGGCGGTCTTGATCTCGACGGGGCCGAGGAAGGCGTTGGCCCAGATGGTGTTGCCCTTTGCCGCGTCCTTGATGCAGATCTCGGCTTCAGCGTTGTTCTCGCAGGTGTTGTTGAAGACGAGGTTGCCGGCGACGGTGTCGCGAAGGCTGAGGCCGCGTCTGTTGTTCTCGTGACAATAGTTCTCTTCGACGGTGTTGCCGGTTGCGTCGCCGCCGAGGTGGACGCCGTTGTAGCAGCCTGAAACGTCGTTCTTCCTGACGATGCAGTCGTCGAAACCGACGATCTCGATCCCGCCCCAGTCGCACGGCCCGCGGACCGTGAATCCTTCGAGGGTCACGCCGTCTGCGGCGAGGTTGAAGACCGGTTTGGCGGGGGAGGCGGCCGTGACGGTGACGGCGCCGTTCTCGGTGTGGATGGTGAGTTGTTTGTTCACCTGCACGTTCTCTGTGTAGGCGCCGTCCTTCACGACGACGGTGTCGCCGGGGTTCGAGGCCGCGACCGCATCGGAGATGGTGGTGTAGACGCCTTCGCCGCCGTCGTCGTCGACGTACAGGGTCTGCGGTTCGGGCGGTGTGTAGGCGTCGTGCGTCGCGGTCAGCGGGGCGTAATCGGTGCCCAGGCCGTCGGGGAGGTCGTACTGGGTGTCGATGACGCCGTCGTTGTTCTCGTCGGCGCCGGTGTGGTCTGACCAGAAGTTGCCGAGGTACCCGGTGTGGGTGGCGCCGTTATAGGTGTAGGTGACGGGGGCGGTGGAGTTCCAGTGGGTGAGGGTGGGGGCGGTGCCCATGAGGGTTACCCCTGAGACGTTGGTGTTGAGGAAGATCTTGTTGCCTTCGCCGGCATTGAGGAGCAATATGCCGTTTTCTTCGAAGGTGTTCTGGCTGACGGTGTTGTTGGCCGCCTTTGTTTCCATTATACAAATGGGTGAAAATGCTGATGTAAGATTAATGAACCTGTTATTAATGACGCAAGAGTTGTTTGAATCTCTCAGCATTAAATTACAGGCAGGATTCTTTATATTGTCCATTATGATGTTATTCTCAAATGTAATGTTGTTACTGAATAGTGTGATAAAGGAACTTATTCCTTTGAAGGTGCAGTTGCGGATAATAGAATCAGAAGAAAGGCCTTCCTTCATCAATATGCCGTAAGTACTGTTGACAACAGAAATGCCCTCTATATGGGTACTATTCGCGTCTGCGTAGACATTCCCATATCCCAAGCTAATATATGTAGTCTCCCTGCAGTCGATAGTCACCAGATCGGCGCCCTCGCTGATGATAGAGAGATGCGGTTTCTGTACTTCAAAATCATAGTAGGTACCGTTGTACAGGAAGATGGTGTCTCCTGGCTGTGTATCTACTGATCCTGAAACACGTGTGTAATCATTGATGTTGTCACCGTCATGGAGGTACCATGTCGTCGCCGCTGTCGGTGCGATGAGGAGAGCAAGCAGAATAAGACAGAAAATTACAATTGATTTTTTCATGAAAATCACCATAGAAAAGAAAAAAAGGGTTAGTTGGTGTGGTGATGCGTCACCACGAGCTTTACGTAATCGGTCGAAAGGGTTGATGCATACAATCCATTTGATACACCCTTCTGCTTCACGAGCACGGTGACATTCCCGTTGACGACGTAGTCACCGATGTCTGAGGTGATGTCGCCGGAGAAGGTCTCGTAGCCGGTGCCGCTCTTCCAGATGTAGAGGTCAGCACCGTCGGTGCCGCCGGCATAAGTTCCAGTGCCGTCCCAGGTGAAGGCGAGTTTCTCGATGTTGCTCGCACTCTCCGTGACGTTGAAGACGAAGCGCTGAGCGGCGGACTCGTTGTTGGTTGAAGTGCTGGAACTGTCAACGTCACCGTCATCGGCGGCGATCATCGAGGTGTCGACGGTACCACTTGGCACGTCGCTAGCGCTCGGCACGCCGGTCACGCCGCCCTCGTACGCGTACTCGACGGTGTCTCCGCCGGTGGCGAAGTCATAGCGGTGTGGGGGGTAGATGTCGATGTTGGTGACCTGCTTCACCGAGAGGCCCTTTGCTGAGGGGTATGCGGTGTAGTTGTCGTACTTGTCGTACCAGTACTTCCAGTACCAGGACGGCAGCGCTTCGTGCATGTTCCAGTTGGTGAAGTTGTTGTCGGTCGTATCGTAGAAGAAGAGACGCATGCCGTCGCTCCAGGTCGGAACGTCTCCATAGGCAGAGTCCCACCAGGTCAGCACCATTTCGCCGAGCCCTGAGGGCGGGTTGTTGACGTGGGTGGCGTTGAACCACATGGTGTAGGTCTTGGAACCGACGCTCTTGATCGCGATCTCGTCGCCGGTGCTCATGTTGCCGACCTCACTGACGATGGTGCGGATCAAGGTGCCGTTGTGGGCGCCGTAGTCGCGGAGGTTGACTCCTGTCTGGTTCTGGTCCCAGTTGTTGTAGTCGTTCTCGTCGAGACCGGCGTCGATCCACTCGTCAAGGAAGACCGGGCCCTGCATGGAGATGTTGCCGTTGCTTACGACGGTGTTGGTGCCGTTTTTCAGATCGCTGGCGTACAGGGTCTTCTGGCTGTCAGACACGGAGTAGTTGTTGTCCGCGTACTTCGTGACCGTCACACTATCTGATGCTGTTGCCGGTGCCGCCATCAGGGCGATGCACAGGCAGACTGCAATCAGCAAGATTCTAGATTTGGCTTTCATTTTATCACCTCGGGATTTTATGCTGATTGTCTCATCCGAGACAATGAATGCTCAAACAAAATATAATAAAAATGTTTTGATTACATTTCTGGCCGTGTTAATGATGTTTTGTTGATCCGATTGTCCGCATGCGCCGCATGCCCCTCGTACCCGCTCCCCGGATTTCAGGTGATTCCGACCTCTGCACCTGATGTGATGAGGGAAATATGATATGGCCGTATTCTTTTGGGTATTTCCGGAGAGAGGAGATATGGATGCATTTTGAAATTTCGGGGAGACCGATCGGCCAGGATCCATTCAGCGCTTTAAAATATTTGTTGAAATCTAAAAAAAGCAATATATTATGGATATTTCAAAGATCTCGGGCGCCCTTTTTCACGCCCCTATCGCCGCAAGATCTCCCTTCTCGCTCATGAAGATCCAGTAGCCCTCCTTTGGCCCCATATGCTGTATCCGGTTGCTCCCGGCGGTGACGGCCGGCCTGTACTCCTGTCTGATCCTGTCGAACCCGACGAGAGAGGACCATGCCCCGTCCACCGACTGGAGCGTCTCCTCCACCGGTGCGGGGACGGTGTCCGAGAACCCGATCGCGTTCCATCCGGGCGCGAGGTGCTTCACCGGCGGTACCTGTCTGAGGTCGGGGTTGTACGTCAGCCCGACGGCGGTGCTCTCCTTTGCATAGATCCAGATGCCGTCCAGCACCCCGAGCCGATCGTCAGACTTGAGCACCCGCCAGCCGTCCGGCTGGGCGTACCCGAAGATCGAGTGGCCCGCACAGTCCACCGCCTCGAAGACCGCCATCGTGTCGGCGCCGGGCGCCAGCCGTTTCGGCACCGAGACGAAGTTCCAGCCGGGGATGAGGGTGAGCGTATCGGACTCGTCGCCGCCCGCGCCCACGACGACGACGCGCCTGAAGATGTTGTTCTCCTCGTCCGCCTCCTCGACGGCGCCGTCGGGATCGGCGATGACGGAGAGTTCGTAGACCCCTTCGGCCGCCGGCCTCCAGACGAAGGAGACATCCGCATGGTCCCCGGCCGCAAGCCGGGCCACCGTTTCGGTCCCGGCCTTCGCACCGTCCACCGCGAACACCACGGCGAAGGCGTCGGCGTCTTTGCCTCCGCTGTTCTCGACCCTCGCCGTGACCGTCGCATTGACGCCCGGATCGAGATCAGGCACCTCGATCCCGGTGACGAGAAGATCAGGCACCCCGCTCCGGTCGATCACCACCCGGTCGAAGACCTCGCCGGGCGGACGGATACCGAGGACTTCCTTGTTGTCCTCGGAGATGTCTGCCACCGGCACGAACTCCATCGTCATCGTCTCGTTCGCTGGGTCCACCGTCACCCGCGTATAACCGAGCGTATGCTCCAGACTGTTCTGGTACCCGGCCTCCTTCTCCTCGGTGAGAGTGTACAGCGGACCACCGCCGGTCGCCGCGAC
This window encodes:
- a CDS encoding NosD domain-containing protein produces the protein MVIFMKKSIVIFCLILLALLIAPTAATTWYLHDGDNINDYTRVSGSVDTQPGDTIFLYNGTYYDFEVQKPHLSIISEGADLVTIDCRETTYISLGYGNVYADANSTHIEGISVVNSTYGILMKEGLSSDSIIRNCTFKGISSFITLFSNNITFENNIIMDNIKNPACNLMLRDSNNSCVINNRFINLTSAFSPICIMETKAANNTVSQNTFEENGILLLNAGEGNKIFLNTNVSGVTLMGTAPTLTHWNSTAPVTYTYNGATHTGYLGNFWSDHTGADENNDGVIDTQYDLPDGLGTDYAPLTATHDAYTPPEPQTLYVDDDGGEGVYTTISDAVAASNPGDTVVVKDGAYTENVQVNKQLTIHTENGAVTVTAASPAKPVFNLAADGVTLEGFTVRGPCDWGGIEIVGFDDCIVRKNDVSGCYNGVHLGGDATGNTVEENYCHENNRRGLSLRDTVAGNLVFNNTCENNAEAEICIKDAAKGNTIWANAFLGPVEIKTANTYHSPDEVTYTYRGGEYTGYVGNYYTGYTGTDADKNGIGDTPLSFGTYKDEYPMMGEWQNGEIIPTVPMLATVAVTPAAAELEEKETVQFTAAGYDDTGEAMEDLVFTWTSSNTTVGKVNATGYFEALAGGTTTVTAESDGVQGTANVTVLALADLPKIRIVKYAEDGRTVVDETTVTVRWMKKNLDVYGGENGVELHFQGPVFPDEWNETHPGEPYDFWDAGETVNANPGKINEVVKGTSVRDLCDLVGGAEEGNEIKLSSKDGYKKGLPYSTFYNPPTRQGEAIIAWWNEDKGDVPAYGDGPRLFFMAPDGIFGNWDMHECLPEGCWHYFDKMPSVAGISVAMVDTIEIMPEPRKDWSLTLNGAIDEEMSRSYYEHGVECSDSIHRAEWTDDGGKTWSGLALWLLCGWVDDGQSHGAEAYRDDLADAGYTVILIDYGPDGIEGTADDRTVEFASADVKRNDDIILANEIDGLPLAEGDWPLKLVGDDVPAEKRLGSVDAIMLTGLPGNDEGMALTLHMGWNFVSVPRTLAPGNDTVAVFDSVDCAGHSIFGYDGTDGWEVLKTSAPVRPLDGIWIYSNTTETVALAFDSLKPTTAPTKALVPGWNAIGFSDVSPAPAKETLASVKDVWAILIGLDAEEQAYSSSIINGGTGAHADERDLNPGEGYWVFMRAGSTLAAISI